A genomic segment from Armatimonadota bacterium encodes:
- a CDS encoding glycerate dehydrogenase — translation MDTLHIGFFEVDDWQAQYLREGLHRLGIADRVQMDFVPHPLHPDGCEACAQYDAVAIFIGTKVSRATLEALPRLRLLLTMSTGYDHIDVDACRGRGIVVCNVPHYGENTVAEHTFALILSLSRKLHAAYFQSLRGEYEVRTLRGFDLYGKTLGVVGAGSIGLHVIRIARGFGMRVLAYDARPQRLLADVLGFTYTDMDTLLRESDIVTLHVPATPTTYHLINRETLGKMKRGALLINTARGSVVDTEALLWALEEGILAGAGLDVIEGEEYITEESALLRMPLAEQTLKQLVQAQVVLRRENVVFTPHIAFNSQEAVERILDTTLENLHAFLQGNPQNVVG, via the coding sequence ATGGATACTCTGCACATCGGCTTTTTTGAAGTAGACGACTGGCAGGCGCAATACCTGCGCGAAGGCTTACACCGCCTTGGCATCGCCGACAGGGTGCAGATGGACTTCGTGCCCCACCCGCTCCATCCGGACGGATGCGAAGCGTGTGCCCAATATGACGCTGTCGCTATCTTCATCGGCACGAAGGTGAGCCGCGCCACACTGGAAGCGCTCCCTCGCCTGCGCCTGTTGCTCACCATGTCCACCGGCTACGACCATATCGACGTAGACGCCTGCCGCGGACGCGGAATCGTGGTCTGCAACGTGCCCCACTACGGCGAGAACACGGTGGCAGAGCATACCTTTGCGCTCATCCTGTCGCTATCGCGCAAGCTGCACGCGGCGTATTTCCAAAGCCTGCGCGGCGAGTATGAGGTGCGCACTCTGCGGGGCTTTGACCTGTACGGCAAGACGCTGGGCGTGGTGGGAGCAGGCAGTATCGGGTTGCACGTGATACGTATCGCGCGCGGTTTCGGGATGCGGGTGCTGGCGTACGATGCGCGTCCCCAGCGGCTTCTGGCAGACGTGCTCGGCTTCACCTATACCGACATGGACACGCTCCTGCGCGAGTCGGATATCGTCACCCTGCACGTGCCTGCGACTCCCACCACCTATCACCTCATCAACCGCGAGACGCTGGGCAAAATGAAGCGCGGCGCGCTGCTGATTAACACCGCACGCGGTTCGGTGGTGGATACGGAGGCGTTGCTGTGGGCGCTGGAGGAGGGGATACTGGCTGGCGCGGGACTGGACGTGATTGAGGGTGAGGAGTACATCACCGAAGAGAGCGCGCTGCTGAGGATGCCTCTGGCGGAACAGACGCTGAAGCAGCTGGTGCAGGCGCAGGTGGTGCTGAGGCGCGAGAACGTGGTATTCACCCCGCACATCGCCTTCAACAGCCAGGAGGCGGTCGAGCGCATTCTGGACACCACACTGGAGAACCTGCACGCCTTCCTGCAGGGCAACCCGCAGAACGTGGTGGGGTAA